In Rothia mucilaginosa, one genomic interval encodes:
- a CDS encoding dihydrofolate reductase gives MYRLGAIWAQTDAGIIGRNGDMPWYAPEDLAHFKKATLGAPVIMGRRTWESFPPRFRPLPGRTNIVISRSVTEAQEHDGALWVPSLDAALYAARDAAGAAVEDIPADTAAVDAWIIGGGSVYAEALSRTDLPSFGRVETVERTLFYCQEGNEITGDTRAPELQLADSAGNCEGSSPNGYWRVTSESAWEKSEKGYLLDESGTKNPMYFSFQRLERL, from the coding sequence ATGTATCGTCTGGGCGCTATTTGGGCTCAAACTGATGCCGGCATCATCGGTCGTAACGGGGATATGCCCTGGTACGCTCCGGAGGATTTGGCGCACTTCAAGAAGGCGACGCTGGGTGCTCCGGTGATTATGGGTCGCCGCACCTGGGAGTCGTTCCCGCCGCGTTTTCGCCCGCTACCGGGCCGTACGAATATTGTGATTAGCCGTTCGGTCACCGAGGCGCAAGAACACGATGGCGCGCTGTGGGTTCCCTCGCTGGATGCGGCGCTGTACGCGGCGCGTGACGCCGCGGGTGCAGCGGTCGAAGATATCCCCGCAGATACCGCCGCAGTTGATGCTTGGATTATTGGCGGCGGCTCCGTGTATGCGGAGGCGCTCTCCCGCACCGACCTGCCCTCCTTTGGTCGGGTAGAGACGGTGGAGCGTACCCTCTTCTACTGCCAGGAAGGCAACGAAATCACCGGCGATACGCGAGCGCCCGAACTGCAGCTTGCAGATTCTGCGGGTAACTGCGAGGGCAGCTCCCCGAACGGGTACTGGCGGGTCACCTCCGAGAGTGCCTGGGAGAAGAGCGAGAAGGGCTACCTGCTCGATGAGTCAGGCACGAAGAACCCCATGTACTTCTCGTTCCAGCGGCTCGAGCGTCTGTAG